In Oligoflexus sp., the genomic stretch TTATAGCAGGCTCTGCTTCGCTCTGCTCAAAAGCCGTCGGCAGTTTCCGACGCCGCGTTTCGGCGGCAAGGGTCTTGGTGACAGCTCTGAGATTCTGGTTATTCTCAAAAAGAAAGGCCGTCAGCTCCATTTCAAGTGAGAGTTCGCGCAATGTTCCGCCCTGATAGACCATAAAAGGCTGCTGCATGAGCGGCGAACGTTGACCGGCCTCATCCACGGCCTGATAGACCAAGGTCCAATACCCTTCGCTCGGCGGAGAGATTTCAGACCCGAGAGGCTTCAGCGGACAGTCCACGGTATTCTGTGGCGCCAGCATGGATTCCTTTTGGGGCACCCAGCAGGATAGGATCTCGGTTCGGGAATTATCCTGCGTCTTGAAGCGAATCTTGGCGGTCGGTTCGATCAGGGTGAAGCCCTGCGAATCGCGCGGTAAAAAAGAGTCCGGCTCCAGGCTCAGTTGGGGCGCGGTGCTGTCGAGGCGGATATCACAGCGCAAGGTACGCGGAGGCAGGTTTTTCAGAAGATTCTGCGTTCTGATTTCCAAAGAATAGCGGCCATCCGGAAGGTCACGGAAAGGCTTCAACGAATAATCCTGCCGGGCAACCAGGGCTGCGCTCTGCGCTCGGAATTTCAGGTCGTTATCGGTCAGCCGCAGATCGAGGGCAAAGCCATCCAGCTCGCCGGCATTCCTGAGGCTTTCGCCCAGGTCAAAATCCTGGCTCACAGCCATGGTCGGGCACACCAGACCCAGCTCGCTGGTCTGCACATCACGCAAGGTGATCAACCGCACATCCTGGCCACGCGGGACGGTAAGGCCCTGGTTGCCTTTCGAATTCACGATATAGTCATGCTGCGAATCATAGGCGAAGCAGCCCTTGCGCGTCGGCGCCACGGGACTGAAAACTTCGCCATCGCGGCGGAAAATCGTCAGCTCCTCCGCCTCCAGCTCCTGACCATTGGCGTTCAAAATCTTGACCAGACCGTCCTCGGTTTCGGAGGGGCCACACTGAATTTCCAGGGGGTTAACCCTATTGCTGATGGGATGACAGGACGCAAGGACGAGCGCGCATCCGAAAAGCCAAAGCAAGCGCATAAAGACCCCATAGTCATAAGAATGTCCTGTCTATCGGACCACGAAAGGCTTGGCAAGCAAGGAATGCTCGCAAATCGAATGAAGTCGAAAAAGTTCCACTTTTATAAACCGCTCGCCGCAGCAGCCACCAAATTTCACTCAGCATACTATCATGTAATATACATAATATATTGATTTCATTAACAAATATAAGAAACGCTGCGCGATCCGCACAATGCCCTTATTTCAAGGACCCGGACATTCGAAAGAAGGGCTCCTTATCTTCATAATGGAAGTGAGCAGACACTCGCTGACGTCATCGCGTTCTATAATCAGGGCGGCAAGGCCAAACGCGCCAACCATTCGGAACATATCAAACCCTTGGGTCTCAACAAGGCGGAAATGAAGGACCTTCTTGAGTTTCTGAATACTTTGAATAGTCAGGACCCGGAAATGTCCGTCCCGTCTTTACCGCAGTAACAGGAGGAGTTATTCATGGTCCGCGGCAAACACCTTGTTCTTTTCTGCCTCTTTCCTGCTTCCTTGGGCTGGTCGGCCCAGCACACGATCACCCAGAAGGGCAAAGCCTTCTCGGTCCAGGAAATCACGGTCGCTGTGGGCGACAGCGTGGTGTTCAAGAATGACGATGACACGTCCCACAACGTTTTCTCCAGCACCGCAGGTTATGAATTCAACGTCGGCATTCAGAAAGCCGGCGTCGAATCCTCCCAGAAATTCGACAAAGCCGGGGCCGTCGAGAACGGTGAGCGAAGAGCTGAAGTCCATCGCGATGGAAGGCAAGGGCCAGATCCATGATGCGGCGCAGGCGGTGCATAGGATCAGCAACAATGAAAAGTCGAATCTCCTGCTGACCCGCAAGGCCTCGGATCTTGCGAAGCAGGCCAAGCAGCAGACGGATAATGGTACAAAGCTGGTCGAGGACCTCAATAGCAACAGCATCAATCTGAAGCTGAATATCAGCAATATTTCAGAGATCATGGAAATCATGAACGGCATCGCCTTTCAGACCAACGTTCTGAGTTTGAACGCCGCCGTGGAAGCGGCCAAAGCCGGCGAGCAGGGCCGCGGCTTCAGTGTGGTGGCGGCCGCTGTTCGTGAGCTGGCTATGAAGTCGAAGGATTCCGCGCAGAAGGTGGCGGGTATTATCCGCGAGGGTGACGATTCCCTGGCCCAGATGGAAAGTCGCATGCAGAAGACAAGGGCGAGTTTCCTTGAGATCGATCGTCAGTTGGCAACTCTCACGAGCCTGATCAATGAAATTTCCCAGGCCAACAGTCAGCAGGCCTCCGATGTCGAGGACGTCCACGAAACCCTTCTGATCCTCGACCGGGTTTCCTAACAGATGACGACAATCGCTGCGACCCTGGAAGATCAAAGCACGACCCTGAACAAGGACTTCGAGACGGTCGACCACTCCGTGCAGACCCTATCGTAGATCGTCCGCGGCGCGTGATGGGGTCCGTCCGCTTCCACGATCGTCCACTGTCCTCCCATTCGATATCTCCAACCGCGAAAACCTATTGATATTTCCCGGACAAGATGGCATTTTGAGCGCCGATTGAGCCC encodes the following:
- a CDS encoding cupredoxin domain-containing protein, whose product is MVRGKHLVLFCLFPASLGWSAQHTITQKGKAFSVQEITVAVGDSVVFKNDDDTSHNVFSSTAGYEFNVGIQKAGVESSQKFDKAGAVENGERRAEVHRDGRQGPDP
- a CDS encoding methyl-accepting chemotaxis protein; translation: MSEELKSIAMEGKGQIHDAAQAVHRISNNEKSNLLLTRKASDLAKQAKQQTDNGTKLVEDLNSNSINLKLNISNISEIMEIMNGIAFQTNVLSLNAAVEAAKAGEQGRGFSVVAAAVRELAMKSKDSAQKVAGIIREGDDSLAQMESRMQKTRASFLEIDRQLATLTSLINEISQANSQQASDVEDVHETLLILDRVS